A window from Megalops cyprinoides isolate fMegCyp1 chromosome 8, fMegCyp1.pri, whole genome shotgun sequence encodes these proteins:
- the rhpn2 gene encoding rhophilin-2 isoform X1 encodes MADTILSNGCKENPAVENGYFKKGCNPFAQTGRSKLQNKRAGLNQQIIKQMRMRAGAENLLRATSNNKVREMVVLELSYVNSNLQRLMEQLEGLNSSVEVYQNVQETSSIPLIPLGLKETKEVDFSVAFKDFILEHYSEDGSNYENEIADLMDLRQACRTPSRSEAGVELLSNYFSHLSLVENRFFPPTRQMGIFFTWYDSFTGVPVCQQNISLEKASVLFNIGALYTQIGTRCNRQTRNGLQDAISAFQKAAGVLNHLKETFTHTPSYDMSPAMLSMLIKMMLAQTQECLFEKTALPGIRNEYFSLLKMAQEAAKVGDTYDHVHQSMIQTPIKDNVPFFWSTMAQVKTNHYRSLAHYFVATALLDHELSPSDDEDQQEKALSQLYEAMPDGRSPLDILKNKEHRQRIGKAHLRRAIMGHEEALRIHGLCRHLRKLDILRDILQASHKRSLAKLSDNESEDEFTDYMEAPDIISKTDQKAEMEMPVSTKVKVKDFFHKLGPLSVFSAKQRWTAPRTVRVRIEDRDLGFTLKGDAPVQVQSLDPLCSAAADGLKEGDYIVAVGDTDCKWMGLSEVMRLLKDVDEEGVDIRVVSMMDSSIPVPTKSATYSGGLPKTYSMICLAFDDDDKGTKSRKVTKKLSFLSWGLKNKHKSASTLSLPTADYSGTSPWNKQGPTFPSSNNDSALY; translated from the exons GGTTGTAACCCTTTTGCCCAGACTGGGCGCAGCAAGCTGCAGAACAAGAGAGCCGGACTCAACCAGCAGATCATCAAGCAGATGAGGATGAGGGCAGGAGCAGAGAACCTCCTCCG GGCAACATCCAATAACAAAGTGCGTGAGATGGTGGTCCTGGAGCTGAGCTATGTGAACTCGAACCTGCAGCGACTCATGGAACAACTGGAGGGCCTCAACAGCTCTGTGGAAGTCTACCAGAACGTTCA AGAAACTTCCAGTATCCCACTGATTCCACTGGGGCTGAAGGAGACCAAAGAGGTGGATTTCTCTGTTGCTTTCAAG GACTTCATCCTAGAACATTACAGTGAAGATGGCTCCAACTATGAGAATGAGATTGCTGACCTTATGGATCTGCGCCAG GCCTGTCGTACCCCCAGCCGCAGTGAGGCAGGAGTTGAGCTGCTGTCCAACTACTTCAGCCACCTGTCCCTGGTGGAGAACAGGTTCTTCCCCCCTACCCGTCAGATGGGCATATTCTTCACCTG GTACGACTCCTTCACAGGTGTGCCCGTGTGCCAGCAGAACATCTCTCTGGAGAAGGCCAGCGTGCTTTTCAACATTGGTGCTCTGTATACACAGATTGGGACGCGCTGCAATCGGCAGACCCGCAACGGACTCCAGGATGCCATCAGTGCCTTCCAGAAGGCAGCAG GGGTTCTGAACCATCTGAAGGAGACGTTCACCCACACACCCAGCTATGACATGAGCCCAGCCATGCTCAGCATGCTGATCAAGATGATGCTTGCACAGACCCAGGAGTGTCTGTTTGAAAAGACTGCGCTGCCTGGCATTCGCAACGAGTACTTCTCCCTCCTCAAAATGGCTCAGGAGGCTGCCAAG GTTGGAGATACTTACGATCACGTCCACCAGTCCATGATCCAGACACCAATCAAAGACAACGTCCCTTTCTTCTGGTCCACGATGGCTCAGGTGAAGACCAACCACTACCGCTCCCTGGCCCACTACTTTGTGGCCACTGCGCTGCTCGACCATGAAT TGAGTCCCAGTGATGATGAGGACCAACAGGAGAAGGCCCTGTCCCAGCTGTATGAGGCAATGCCCGATGGACGCTCTCCTCTCGACATTCTCAAGAATAAGGAGCATCGCCAGCGCATTG GGAAAGCTCACCTGCGGAGAGCCATCATGGGCCATGAGGAGGCCCTGCGCATCCACGGCTTGTGCCGTCACCTTCGCAAGCTGGACATCCTGCGCGACATCCTACAGGCCAGCCACAAGCGCTCACTCGCCAAGCTGTCTGACAACGAGTCTGAAGATGAGTTCACTGATTACATGGAGGCGCCTGACAtcatct CTAAAACGGATCAAAaagctgaaatggaaatgcCTGTATCAACAAAGGTGAAAGTCAAAGACTTTTTCCACAAGCTG GGCCCGCTCTCCGTGTTCTCAGCCAAACAGAGGTGGACAGCCCCTCGCACTGTGCGAGTGCGCATCGAGGACCGTGACCTGGGATTCACCCTGAAGGGAGACGCACCCGTCCAGGTTCAGTCCCTGGACCCACTCTGCTCAGCAGCA GCAGATGGGCTAAAGGAAGGAGACTACATTGTGGCTGTCGGAGACACAGACTGCAAGTGGATGGGCTTGAGCGAGGTGATGAGGCTGCTGAAGGATGTGGATGAGGAGGGCGTGGATATCCGGGTGGTCAGCATGATGGACAGCAGTATCCCTGTG CCCACCAAGAGTGCTACCTACAGTGGTGGCCTGCCCAAAACCTACTCCATGATCTGTCTGGcatttgatgatgatgataaaggCACTAAGTCCAGGAAGGTCACCAAAAAATTGTCCTTCCTCAGCTGGGGTCTAAAGAACAAGCACAAGAGTGCCAGCACCCTCAGCTTGCCCACTGCTGATTACTCGGGCACCTCACCCTGGAACAAGCAGGGCCCCACCTTCCCCAGTTCCAACAATGACAGTGCGCTTTATTAG
- the rhpn2 gene encoding rhophilin-2 isoform X2: MADTILSNGCKENPAVENGYFKKGCNPFAQTGRSKLQNKRAGLNQQIIKQMRMRAGAENLLRATSNNKVREMVVLELSYVNSNLQRLMEQLEGLNSSVEVYQNVQETSSIPLIPLGLKETKEVDFSVAFKDFILEHYSEDGSNYENEIADLMDLRQACRTPSRSEAGVELLSNYFSHLSLVENRFFPPTRQMGIFFTWYDSFTGVPVCQQNISLEKASVLFNIGALYTQIGTRCNRQTRNGLQDAISAFQKAAGVLNHLKETFTHTPSYDMSPAMLSMLIKMMLAQTQECLFEKTALPGIRNEYFSLLKMAQEAAKVGDTYDHVHQSMIQTPIKDNVPFFWSTMAQVKTNHYRSLAHYFVATALLDHELSPSDDEDQQEKALSQLYEAMPDGRSPLDILKNKEHRQRIGKAHLRRAIMGHEEALRIHGLCRHLRKLDILRDILQASHKRSLAKLSDNESEDEFTDYMEAPDIISKTDQKAEMEMPVSTKGPLSVFSAKQRWTAPRTVRVRIEDRDLGFTLKGDAPVQVQSLDPLCSAAADGLKEGDYIVAVGDTDCKWMGLSEVMRLLKDVDEEGVDIRVVSMMDSSIPVPTKSATYSGGLPKTYSMICLAFDDDDKGTKSRKVTKKLSFLSWGLKNKHKSASTLSLPTADYSGTSPWNKQGPTFPSSNNDSALY, translated from the exons GGTTGTAACCCTTTTGCCCAGACTGGGCGCAGCAAGCTGCAGAACAAGAGAGCCGGACTCAACCAGCAGATCATCAAGCAGATGAGGATGAGGGCAGGAGCAGAGAACCTCCTCCG GGCAACATCCAATAACAAAGTGCGTGAGATGGTGGTCCTGGAGCTGAGCTATGTGAACTCGAACCTGCAGCGACTCATGGAACAACTGGAGGGCCTCAACAGCTCTGTGGAAGTCTACCAGAACGTTCA AGAAACTTCCAGTATCCCACTGATTCCACTGGGGCTGAAGGAGACCAAAGAGGTGGATTTCTCTGTTGCTTTCAAG GACTTCATCCTAGAACATTACAGTGAAGATGGCTCCAACTATGAGAATGAGATTGCTGACCTTATGGATCTGCGCCAG GCCTGTCGTACCCCCAGCCGCAGTGAGGCAGGAGTTGAGCTGCTGTCCAACTACTTCAGCCACCTGTCCCTGGTGGAGAACAGGTTCTTCCCCCCTACCCGTCAGATGGGCATATTCTTCACCTG GTACGACTCCTTCACAGGTGTGCCCGTGTGCCAGCAGAACATCTCTCTGGAGAAGGCCAGCGTGCTTTTCAACATTGGTGCTCTGTATACACAGATTGGGACGCGCTGCAATCGGCAGACCCGCAACGGACTCCAGGATGCCATCAGTGCCTTCCAGAAGGCAGCAG GGGTTCTGAACCATCTGAAGGAGACGTTCACCCACACACCCAGCTATGACATGAGCCCAGCCATGCTCAGCATGCTGATCAAGATGATGCTTGCACAGACCCAGGAGTGTCTGTTTGAAAAGACTGCGCTGCCTGGCATTCGCAACGAGTACTTCTCCCTCCTCAAAATGGCTCAGGAGGCTGCCAAG GTTGGAGATACTTACGATCACGTCCACCAGTCCATGATCCAGACACCAATCAAAGACAACGTCCCTTTCTTCTGGTCCACGATGGCTCAGGTGAAGACCAACCACTACCGCTCCCTGGCCCACTACTTTGTGGCCACTGCGCTGCTCGACCATGAAT TGAGTCCCAGTGATGATGAGGACCAACAGGAGAAGGCCCTGTCCCAGCTGTATGAGGCAATGCCCGATGGACGCTCTCCTCTCGACATTCTCAAGAATAAGGAGCATCGCCAGCGCATTG GGAAAGCTCACCTGCGGAGAGCCATCATGGGCCATGAGGAGGCCCTGCGCATCCACGGCTTGTGCCGTCACCTTCGCAAGCTGGACATCCTGCGCGACATCCTACAGGCCAGCCACAAGCGCTCACTCGCCAAGCTGTCTGACAACGAGTCTGAAGATGAGTTCACTGATTACATGGAGGCGCCTGACAtcatct CTAAAACGGATCAAAaagctgaaatggaaatgcCTGTATCAACAAAG GGCCCGCTCTCCGTGTTCTCAGCCAAACAGAGGTGGACAGCCCCTCGCACTGTGCGAGTGCGCATCGAGGACCGTGACCTGGGATTCACCCTGAAGGGAGACGCACCCGTCCAGGTTCAGTCCCTGGACCCACTCTGCTCAGCAGCA GCAGATGGGCTAAAGGAAGGAGACTACATTGTGGCTGTCGGAGACACAGACTGCAAGTGGATGGGCTTGAGCGAGGTGATGAGGCTGCTGAAGGATGTGGATGAGGAGGGCGTGGATATCCGGGTGGTCAGCATGATGGACAGCAGTATCCCTGTG CCCACCAAGAGTGCTACCTACAGTGGTGGCCTGCCCAAAACCTACTCCATGATCTGTCTGGcatttgatgatgatgataaaggCACTAAGTCCAGGAAGGTCACCAAAAAATTGTCCTTCCTCAGCTGGGGTCTAAAGAACAAGCACAAGAGTGCCAGCACCCTCAGCTTGCCCACTGCTGATTACTCGGGCACCTCACCCTGGAACAAGCAGGGCCCCACCTTCCCCAGTTCCAACAATGACAGTGCGCTTTATTAG